One genomic segment of Methanothermococcus okinawensis IH1 includes these proteins:
- the nadC gene encoding carboxylating nicotinate-nucleotide diphosphorylase, translating to MMDDYAKKLLKESLIYDVGFGDLTTELIIPKNQKSKAKIVVKEDAVVCGLNFIGSFLKDYNLEHKTFVDEGDIVKKNTNIMEIYGDTKIILTIERTILNFLMHLFGIATKTYSIVKMVRKINKNVKIACTRKTLPMLSMVEKYAVYIGGGDTHRFRLDDMVMIKDNHIEAVGIEKCFEEIKKLSFSKKIEIEVDNLEQLKEVLKHKPDIVLLDNFKPDDIENALNIIDEFENKNKYRPLIEVSGGINEHNVLDYAKYDIDVISMGCLIHSARAIDISLDLFKI from the coding sequence ATGATGGATGATTATGCAAAAAAATTATTAAAAGAATCTCTTATTTACGATGTTGGTTTTGGAGATTTAACCACAGAGTTAATTATTCCAAAAAACCAAAAATCCAAGGCTAAAATAGTAGTTAAGGAGGATGCAGTAGTTTGTGGTCTAAATTTTATAGGTAGTTTTTTAAAGGATTATAACTTAGAACACAAAACCTTTGTAGATGAAGGAGATATTGTTAAGAAAAATACCAATATTATGGAGATTTATGGAGATACAAAAATAATCTTAACTATTGAAAGAACAATTTTAAATTTCTTAATGCATCTATTTGGGATAGCTACAAAAACCTACAGTATAGTAAAAATGGTAAGAAAAATAAACAAAAATGTAAAAATTGCCTGCACGAGAAAAACCTTGCCTATGTTATCAATGGTTGAAAAATATGCAGTTTATATAGGAGGAGGTGATACCCATAGATTTAGATTGGATGATATGGTGATGATTAAAGATAATCACATCGAAGCCGTTGGAATTGAAAAATGCTTTGAAGAGATAAAAAAACTGAGTTTCTCAAAAAAGATAGAAATTGAAGTAGATAATTTAGAGCAGTTAAAGGAGGTATTAAAACACAAACCAGATATTGTATTGTTGGATAATTTTAAACCGGATGATATTGAAAATGCCCTTAATATAATAGATGAATTTGAAAATAAAAACAAATATCGACCACTTATTGAAGTTAGCGGTGGAATAAATGAACACAATGTGTTGGATTATGCAAAATACGATATTGATGTAATATCCATGGGATGTTTGATACATTCAGCCCGTGCTATTGATATAAGTTTGGATTTATTTAAAATCTAA
- the dapA gene encoding 4-hydroxy-tetrahydrodipicolinate synthase yields the protein MQGVFPAIVTPFKDGGVYYEGLEKNINFLIDNGVSGIVSVGTTGESPTLTYEEHQKVIEKAVDTVNGKVKVIAGSGSNSTKEAIELSQFAEDVGADAVLLITPYYNKPTQEGLKKHFGKIAESINIPIVLYNVPSRTAVNLEPETIKYLYEEYSNITTVKEANPNLSQVSEIVSSCDINVLSGNDELTLPIISLGGKGVISVLANIVPKEFVEMVDYALEGKFDKAREIHCKLFNLMKLMFVETNPIPIKTAMNMLNMPAGELRLPLCEMSQENKLKLESALIEAGLLKKKL from the coding sequence ATGCAAGGAGTATTTCCTGCAATTGTAACTCCGTTTAAAGATGGTGGAGTATATTATGAAGGACTGGAAAAAAATATAAATTTTTTAATTGATAACGGTGTTAGTGGCATTGTTTCAGTAGGAACAACAGGAGAATCCCCCACCTTAACCTACGAGGAACATCAAAAAGTAATCGAAAAAGCTGTTGATACAGTTAATGGAAAGGTAAAGGTAATAGCTGGTAGTGGCTCGAACTCTACAAAAGAAGCCATCGAGCTCTCACAATTTGCAGAAGATGTTGGTGCTGATGCAGTGCTTTTAATAACTCCCTACTATAATAAACCTACTCAGGAAGGTTTAAAAAAACACTTTGGAAAAATAGCAGAATCTATAAATATTCCAATAGTATTATACAATGTCCCGTCAAGAACAGCGGTTAATCTTGAACCAGAAACAATAAAGTATTTGTATGAAGAATACAGTAATATTACAACGGTAAAAGAGGCTAACCCTAACTTATCACAGGTTTCAGAGATTGTGAGCTCCTGTGATATAAATGTTCTTTCTGGAAATGACGAGCTCACCCTCCCAATAATATCACTTGGAGGGAAAGGAGTAATTAGTGTTTTGGCAAATATTGTTCCAAAGGAATTTGTTGAAATGGTGGATTACGCATTAGAGGGTAAATTTGATAAGGCGAGAGAAATCCACTGTAAATTATTTAATCTTATGAAATTAATGTTCGTCGAAACAAATCCAATACCTATAAAAACTGCCATGAATATGTTAAACATGCCTGCTGGTGAGTTAAGGCTTCCATTATGCGAGATGTCCCAAGAAAATAAATTAAAGTTGGAAAGTGCATTAATTGAAGCTGGCCTATTGAAGAAAAAACTATAA
- a CDS encoding chorismate mutase, giving the protein MSNPKAKLNAIRCRINEIDEQLIALMAERTQFAGEIARLKMALDMPINDEKREREIQEKTRKLCEKYNNFNPDLALKILKLLMDYNKEIQMKELKNKQ; this is encoded by the coding sequence ATGTCCAACCCAAAAGCTAAACTTAACGCCATTAGATGTAGAATAAATGAAATAGACGAACAATTAATAGCACTGATGGCTGAAAGGACGCAGTTTGCAGGAGAAATTGCTCGTCTAAAAATGGCATTAGATATGCCGATAAACGATGAAAAGAGAGAACGAGAAATTCAGGAAAAAACACGAAAATTGTGTGAAAAGTATAACAATTTCAACCCTGATTTAGCGTTAAAGATACTAAAATTACTTATGGATTATAATAAAGAAATACAGATGAAAGAATTAAAAAATAAACAATAA
- a CDS encoding Rpp14/Pop5 family protein — translation MLKTLPPTLREKKRYISFKILYHKELSGSEVVNIIRNAVINYYGVWGCSKSNPWLIDYNHPKGLLRVCRDEVDFVKSALILYNEYKKYPINIIILGVSGTIKKSRKKFLKVPHEEYYKVIQRRKRE, via the coding sequence ATGCTTAAAACACTTCCTCCCACATTAAGGGAAAAGAAAAGATATATTTCGTTTAAAATTCTTTACCATAAGGAACTATCTGGAAGCGAGGTAGTGAATATAATAAGGAATGCTGTTATTAATTATTATGGTGTTTGGGGATGTTCAAAGAGCAATCCTTGGCTAATTGATTATAATCATCCAAAGGGTCTTTTAAGAGTATGCCGTGATGAAGTGGATTTTGTTAAATCTGCCCTTATATTATATAATGAATATAAAAAATATCCAATAAATATAATAATATTGGGTGTTTCTGGGACTATTAAGAAGTCAAGAAAAAAGTTTTTAAAAGTGCCTCATGAGGAATACTATAAGGTTATTCAGAGAAGAAAAAGGGAATAA
- the infB gene encoding translation initiation factor IF-2, whose translation MALRCPIVSVLGHVDHGKTSLLDRIRKTRVTKREAGGITQHIGASEIPTDTIKRISKDLLGMLKADLTIPGILVIDTPGHEAFTSLRKRGGALADIAILVVDINEGFKPQTVEAVNILKQNRTPFIVAANKLDLIPGWNSVEGPFVLNFNEKKQHPNALTEFEIKLYENVIKPLNELGFEADLFTRVKDITKTVSIVPVSAVTGEGIPDLLVMLAGLAQKFLEQNLKLDVEGPAKGTVLEVKEERGLGKTIDAIIYDGVAKQGHYLVVGNPTGVVVSRIKALLKPKPLDEMRDPRDKFKPVKEVAAASGLKISAPDLDTVIAGSPLRIVPKNKIEEAKKEIMEEIEETAIPTDDEGIIIKADTMGSLEALANELRKKNVQIKKAEVGDVSKKDIIEASSYGQSNPLNGVVIAFNTKILPDAKTEMEKSDVKVFEGNIIYKLVEDYEVWSKEMEELMKSDEFNKLTKPAILRILPNCIFRKSKPAICGVEIVYGTLRVGSQIMSEDGKRLGYVKEIKNKQQENIKEAKVGMQVPISIEGNIMLGKHAKENDILYVEVPENEVRKLLHEYMDELRGDEKEALERYVELKRKLENNMFWGI comes from the coding sequence ATGGCTTTAAGATGTCCAATAGTAAGTGTTCTCGGCCATGTTGACCATGGAAAAACGAGTTTGCTTGATAGAATAAGAAAAACAAGAGTTACAAAGAGAGAAGCAGGGGGAATTACTCAGCATATTGGTGCAAGTGAGATTCCAACAGATACTATAAAAAGAATATCAAAAGATTTGCTTGGGATGTTAAAGGCTGATTTAACAATTCCGGGGATTTTGGTAATTGATACACCCGGTCATGAGGCATTCACATCATTGAGAAAAAGAGGAGGAGCTCTGGCAGATATTGCTATATTGGTAGTTGATATAAATGAAGGTTTTAAACCTCAAACTGTTGAAGCGGTTAATATATTAAAACAGAATAGAACACCTTTTATAGTTGCAGCAAATAAATTGGATTTAATTCCCGGGTGGAACTCTGTTGAAGGACCTTTTGTTTTAAATTTCAATGAAAAAAAACAGCATCCTAATGCATTAACAGAATTTGAAATCAAACTATATGAAAATGTAATAAAACCATTAAATGAGCTCGGTTTTGAGGCAGACCTTTTTACAAGAGTAAAGGACATCACAAAAACTGTAAGTATAGTGCCAGTATCTGCCGTAACTGGGGAAGGCATTCCCGATTTGCTTGTTATGCTTGCAGGATTGGCACAGAAATTTTTAGAACAGAACCTAAAATTAGATGTTGAGGGTCCTGCAAAGGGCACAGTCCTTGAAGTTAAAGAAGAGAGAGGATTAGGAAAAACTATTGATGCTATAATATATGATGGAGTTGCTAAACAGGGACATTATCTTGTGGTAGGTAATCCAACAGGCGTGGTAGTTTCAAGAATTAAGGCACTTTTAAAACCAAAACCTTTGGATGAAATGAGAGACCCACGAGATAAATTTAAACCAGTAAAAGAAGTAGCTGCGGCATCAGGGCTTAAAATATCTGCACCAGATTTAGATACTGTTATAGCAGGTAGTCCATTAAGAATAGTTCCAAAAAACAAAATAGAAGAAGCTAAAAAAGAAATTATGGAGGAAATAGAAGAAACTGCTATACCAACAGATGACGAAGGCATAATTATTAAGGCAGACACTATGGGCTCATTGGAAGCTCTTGCAAATGAATTAAGAAAGAAAAATGTCCAAATTAAAAAGGCAGAGGTAGGGGATGTTTCTAAAAAAGACATTATAGAGGCTTCTTCTTATGGTCAATCCAATCCACTTAATGGTGTTGTAATAGCCTTTAATACAAAAATACTACCCGATGCAAAGACAGAAATGGAAAAATCAGATGTAAAAGTGTTTGAAGGAAATATTATATATAAGTTAGTTGAGGATTATGAGGTGTGGTCCAAAGAAATGGAGGAGCTCATGAAATCAGACGAATTTAACAAACTTACAAAACCTGCAATTTTGAGGATACTTCCAAATTGTATATTTAGAAAAAGCAAACCTGCAATATGTGGGGTAGAAATTGTATATGGAACTTTAAGGGTAGGAAGTCAAATAATGAGTGAAGATGGAAAAAGATTAGGTTATGTCAAAGAAATAAAAAATAAACAGCAAGAAAATATAAAAGAAGCAAAAGTTGGTATGCAGGTGCCTATTTCTATTGAAGGCAATATTATGCTTGGAAAACATGCAAAGGAAAACGATATATTATATGTGGAGGTTCCTGAAAATGAAGTTAGGAAACTTCTTCACGAATATATGGATGAATTAAGGGGTGATGAAAAAGAGGCTTTGGAGAGATATGTTGAATTAAAAAGAAAATTGGAAAACAACATGTTTTGGGGTATTTAA
- a CDS encoding 30S ribosomal protein S17e, translated as MGRIRQTFIKRTGDELLEKFEDKFTTDFETNKKAVEEVALISTKRLRNRIAGYITSRVKKMSA; from the coding sequence TTGGGAAGAATTAGACAAACATTCATAAAAAGAACAGGCGATGAACTTTTAGAAAAGTTCGAAGATAAATTCACAACAGATTTTGAAACAAACAAAAAAGCTGTTGAAGAAGTTGCGTTAATCTCTACAAAAAGACTCAGAAACAGGATAGCAGGATATATCACATCAAGAGTAAAAAAAATGAGTGCATAA
- the cyaB gene encoding class IV adenylate cyclase, whose amino-acid sequence MIEVELKAKLEKDEILNFIRKLEDLGFKRIIKKEETDIYYNGIDRDFRKTDEALRIRKSVNMDGIDNMDIKYVRYYLTYKGPKMDNISKTREELEVQVSDGETTKKILEKLGFKPVKPIVKIREIYKRDDIEISIDEVKDVGNYVEFEKIVEFTSEKENAINELINLMKSLNISKDKLIKTSYLELRDKNE is encoded by the coding sequence ATGATAGAGGTTGAGTTAAAAGCTAAATTGGAAAAAGATGAAATATTAAATTTTATTCGTAAATTAGAGGACTTGGGATTTAAAAGGATTATTAAAAAAGAGGAAACAGATATCTATTATAATGGTATAGATAGAGATTTTAGAAAAACTGATGAAGCACTTAGAATTAGAAAGTCCGTGAATATGGATGGTATAGATAATATGGATATCAAATATGTAAGATACTATTTGACATACAAAGGTCCAAAAATGGACAATATTTCAAAAACTAGAGAGGAGCTCGAAGTTCAAGTAAGTGATGGAGAAACTACAAAAAAAATCCTTGAAAAACTTGGTTTTAAACCTGTGAAACCAATCGTAAAAATAAGGGAAATATATAAAAGGGATGATATAGAGATATCCATAGATGAAGTAAAAGATGTAGGAAATTATGTTGAATTTGAAAAGATAGTGGAATTTACATCCGAAAAAGAGAATGCCATAAATGAACTTATAAATTTAATGAAAAGTTTAAATATTAGTAAAGATAAACTAATAAAAACATCATATCTGGAACTGAGGGATAAAAATGAGTAA
- the priS gene encoding DNA primase catalytic subunit PriS, with amino-acid sequence MDENKKIFDIVKKHYKEYFIYAIKRKWLEIPDELPYKEIGFGYLKKVDNRNISFDSEKEYLRWVLENAPFHLYKSLSYMEYPEAVGGAHQKKILKREMAFDIDVHRVKKCTHKDDNWICKYCLEEAKHQAFILIDEFLIPDFGLSKNDLKIVFSGNRGYHIYIKPQDEDIKNIIEHWDRYQRRYFIEYIMGKNLNLNYVGSGWRRRILNNIKNKQIRNQLSKTRNWRQIIDKKNENDKNKILSAIENTKNRLELDEKVMEDDIRLLRVVGSLHGYTGFRVKEIKYNSLEYFNPLNHAVFSKFNKEYYSIKINQKIDSLRIDDKLYTSRSKEIPVSVLLFLFGHNVDFEILD; translated from the coding sequence CTGGATGAAAATAAAAAAATATTCGATATAGTAAAAAAACATTATAAAGAATATTTTATTTATGCAATTAAAAGAAAGTGGCTGGAAATTCCTGATGAATTGCCATATAAAGAAATAGGTTTTGGATATTTAAAAAAGGTAGATAACAGAAACATATCTTTTGACTCTGAAAAAGAATATTTAAGATGGGTTTTAGAAAATGCTCCATTTCATCTATATAAATCTCTATCATATATGGAGTATCCAGAAGCTGTTGGCGGAGCTCACCAAAAAAAGATATTAAAAAGAGAGATGGCATTTGACATAGATGTCCATAGGGTAAAAAAATGCACACATAAAGACGATAATTGGATTTGTAAATACTGTTTGGAGGAGGCAAAACATCAGGCTTTTATTTTAATCGATGAATTTTTAATACCTGATTTTGGTCTTTCAAAAAATGATTTAAAAATAGTTTTTAGTGGAAATAGGGGATACCATATTTATATAAAACCACAGGACGAGGATATAAAAAATATTATAGAACATTGGGATAGGTATCAAAGGCGGTATTTTATAGAATATATAATGGGAAAGAATTTAAATTTAAATTATGTTGGGAGTGGATGGAGAAGGAGGATATTAAATAATATAAAAAATAAGCAGATAAGAAATCAATTAAGTAAAACAAGAAATTGGAGACAAATAATTGATAAAAAAAATGAAAATGATAAAAACAAAATACTGTCTGCAATAGAAAATACTAAAAATAGGTTAGAACTTGACGAGAAGGTTATGGAGGATGATATTAGACTATTAAGGGTAGTAGGCTCTTTACATGGTTATACGGGATTTAGGGTTAAGGAGATAAAATATAATTCATTGGAATATTTTAATCCATTAAATCATGCGGTATTTTCTAAATTCAATAAAGAATATTACAGTATAAAAATAAATCAAAAGATTGATTCATTGAGAATAGATGATAAACTATATACAAGTAGAAGTAAAGAAATACCTGTAAGTGTGTTATTATTCTTATTCGGTCATAATGTAGATTTTGAAATATTGGATTAA
- the gatC gene encoding Asp-tRNA(Asn) amidotransferase subunit GatC produces MVDIEKIQKQAEEIVEKFSTVLESFELGNEEEYYILETKNVLRDDDEPVSDTSFRKNALNIAPKTKDDYIVVEKSKWSN; encoded by the coding sequence ATGGTCGATATAGAAAAAATTCAAAAGCAGGCAGAAGAGATTGTTGAAAAGTTTTCAACAGTCCTTGAAAGTTTCGAATTAGGAAATGAAGAAGAATATTATATCCTTGAAACTAAAAATGTTTTAAGGGATGATGACGAACCTGTTTCAGATACTTCATTTAGAAAAAATGCATTAAATATTGCTCCAAAAACAAAAGATGACTATATCGTCGTTGAAAAAAGTAAATGGAGCAATTAA
- the dph2 gene encoding diphthamide biosynthesis enzyme Dph2, with protein MWDLETERVINEIKQNNAKRILFQAPEGLKLSVEKEIDRIKKYLKADNNYNNIDNNSEEVELILWGESCFGACDLCDIEGLKSIGIDLIIHYGHEELPYAKPEIPTIFVHAYYKPDDERLKIIRDDIKKILNTYGKGHTIVATTIQFKKMLKDYNPAVILGCRANIGDKEAEDIDNILFVGTGRFHPLMLAYKFKKPVDIYNPITGELSKITDDEIKKFIKKRIGAISKLLLNPPKKIGVVLSTKKGQCRINVFNNILGILKENSINYTPILLNNISPNYLIYDVDAYIICACPRIVLDDYLNYKKPLLTPKEFEMYISKDFDYKFDEISFNDFR; from the coding sequence ATGTGGGATTTAGAAACAGAAAGAGTAATAAATGAAATAAAACAAAACAATGCAAAAAGAATATTATTTCAAGCTCCTGAGGGTTTAAAATTATCCGTTGAAAAGGAGATAGATAGGATAAAAAAATATCTTAAAGCGGATAATAACTATAATAATATCGATAACAATAGTGAAGAGGTAGAGCTCATCCTGTGGGGTGAAAGTTGTTTTGGAGCCTGTGATTTATGTGATATTGAAGGATTGAAATCTATTGGTATTGATTTGATAATTCACTATGGTCATGAGGAGCTCCCCTATGCCAAACCTGAAATACCGACCATATTTGTTCATGCCTACTATAAACCAGATGATGAAAGGCTAAAAATCATTAGAGATGACATTAAAAAAATTTTAAATACCTACGGTAAAGGTCATACCATTGTAGCTACAACCATACAGTTTAAAAAAATGTTAAAGGATTATAATCCTGCTGTAATATTAGGTTGTAGGGCTAATATTGGTGATAAAGAAGCAGAAGATATAGATAATATATTATTTGTTGGAACGGGAAGATTTCATCCTTTAATGCTGGCATATAAATTTAAAAAGCCTGTGGATATATACAATCCAATAACGGGTGAGCTCTCTAAAATCACAGATGATGAAATAAAAAAATTCATTAAAAAAAGAATAGGGGCTATTTCAAAGTTGCTTTTAAATCCTCCAAAAAAAATAGGAGTGGTGCTTTCAACAAAAAAAGGACAGTGTAGAATAAATGTTTTTAACAATATATTGGGTATTTTAAAAGAAAATAGTATAAATTATACGCCTATACTCCTAAATAACATCTCACCGAATTATTTGATATATGATGTCGATGCATACATAATATGTGCCTGTCCAAGAATAGTATTGGACGATTATTTAAATTATAAAAAACCACTATTGACACCTAAGGAATTTGAAATGTATATTTCAAAAGATTTCGACTATAAATTTGACGAAATATCATTCAATGATTTTAGATAA
- the moaC gene encoding cyclic pyranopterin monophosphate synthase MoaC: MLTHVDKKGVKMVDVSNKKDVERICIARGFIRLKPSTIKAITKKEVIKGDVLTTAQVAGIMAVKNTSNIIPMCHPLPITSINVDFTVHEDNIEVEVRVKTTYKTGIEMEALTGVSVALLTIWDMVKAIEKDENGQYQSTEIYGIKVIKKIKNE, translated from the coding sequence ATGCTGACTCATGTTGATAAAAAAGGCGTAAAAATGGTTGATGTATCAAATAAAAAAGATGTTGAAAGGATATGTATTGCAAGGGGATTTATAAGGTTAAAACCTTCTACAATAAAAGCCATAACTAAAAAGGAAGTTATAAAAGGGGATGTATTAACAACAGCACAGGTTGCAGGAATTATGGCTGTAAAGAATACCTCAAATATAATCCCCATGTGCCATCCATTACCTATTACCTCTATAAATGTAGATTTTACAGTGCATGAGGATAATATCGAAGTTGAGGTAAGGGTAAAAACTACCTATAAAACAGGTATAGAGATGGAAGCACTTACAGGAGTTTCTGTTGCACTTTTAACAATTTGGGATATGGTAAAAGCTATTGAGAAGGACGAAAATGGCCAATATCAAAGTACTGAAATATATGGGATAAAAGTTATAAAGAAAATCAAAAATGAATAA
- a CDS encoding Rrf2 family transcriptional regulator, with translation MKLEGTTKKIMELLIEYSTTKDIAEHLNLHPKNVDRYIRVLRDLGLVITKKGKNGGVFLTEEGRYLIEKKHISLITVKVQIVAEDRIGLLADISSKISKMGGNILSTTLERENDNVIIWLVIENIEFKKLKDILKDDVKKLVIL, from the coding sequence ATGAAACTTGAAGGGACTACAAAAAAGATAATGGAATTACTAATTGAATATTCAACTACTAAGGATATTGCAGAACATTTAAATTTACATCCAAAAAATGTAGATAGGTATATTAGGGTTTTAAGAGATTTAGGTCTTGTGATAACAAAAAAAGGAAAAAACGGCGGAGTATTTTTAACTGAGGAGGGAAGATATTTAATTGAGAAAAAACATATAAGCTTAATAACTGTAAAAGTTCAGATAGTGGCAGAAGACAGGATAGGACTTTTAGCAGATATTTCATCTAAAATATCTAAAATGGGTGGAAATATATTATCCACTACCCTTGAAAGAGAGAATGACAATGTAATTATTTGGCTTGTAATAGAAAATATTGAATTTAAAAAGCTAAAAGATATTTTAAAAGATGATGTAAAAAAACTGGTGATATTATGA
- a CDS encoding dihydroorotate dehydrogenase, giving the protein MLKTCIFGIDFKNPVFLAAGVMGETGSALKRMAKNGAGALCTKSVGIERREGHHNPTVVEVNGGFLNAMGLPNPGVREYIGELERVKDDLKRIDTKLIGSIYGKDQKEFSEVAEIIEPYVELIELNISCPHAGGGYGAQIGQNPDLSYKVVSAVKDAVNIPVIAKLTPNVVDIKEIAKTVVEAGADGITAINTLGPGMVIDIETQKPILGNRFGGMSGPAIKPIAIKNVYDIYSVVDVPIIGVGGITTGYDVIEFMLAGAQAVQVGTGIYYRGYDIFNKICDEMKLFLKDKNLKLKDIIGGAHE; this is encoded by the coding sequence ATGTTAAAAACCTGTATATTTGGTATTGATTTTAAAAATCCTGTATTTTTAGCTGCTGGTGTTATGGGAGAAACTGGAAGTGCATTAAAAAGGATGGCAAAAAATGGTGCAGGAGCTCTATGCACAAAGTCAGTTGGAATAGAAAGAAGGGAAGGACATCATAATCCAACAGTGGTTGAAGTTAATGGCGGTTTCTTAAATGCTATGGGACTTCCAAATCCCGGAGTAAGGGAATATATTGGAGAACTTGAAAGAGTGAAGGATGATTTAAAACGAATAGATACAAAACTAATAGGTTCTATATATGGTAAAGACCAAAAAGAGTTTTCAGAGGTTGCAGAAATTATAGAACCCTATGTGGAATTAATAGAATTAAATATATCATGCCCACATGCAGGAGGTGGCTACGGAGCTCAGATAGGTCAAAACCCAGATTTATCATATAAGGTTGTTTCCGCTGTAAAGGATGCCGTAAATATTCCTGTTATAGCAAAACTCACTCCAAATGTGGTAGATATAAAAGAGATAGCAAAAACAGTTGTTGAAGCGGGAGCTGATGGCATTACTGCAATAAACACATTGGGTCCTGGTATGGTAATAGATATAGAAACTCAAAAACCAATACTTGGAAATAGGTTTGGAGGCATGTCTGGACCTGCTATAAAACCAATAGCTATAAAAAATGTATATGATATTTATTCAGTTGTTGATGTCCCAATAATTGGAGTCGGTGGAATAACTACTGGATACGATGTTATTGAATTTATGCTTGCAGGAGCTCAGGCTGTTCAGGTAGGAACTGGTATTTATTACAGAGGATACGATATATTTAATAAAATCTGCGATGAGATGAAATTGTTTTTAAAAGATAAAAATCTTAAACTTAAAGATATTATAGGGGGAGCTCATGAGTGA
- the cofG gene encoding 7,8-didemethyl-8-hydroxy-5-deazariboflavin synthase subunit CofG, whose protein sequence is MSEGNNKNNFDDFNEFVRFLNSNDPSEVIDKLNLINKIESGKCNNNVDNDKKYDNNKNNTKYNNKSNNNKKYITYSKNVFIPLCNWCRNICGYCTFRKENYKLMNKNEVKEILLKGDKYGCREALFTFGEKVDENENIRNDLKKMGYDNILEYLYDLEDWCLNNTQLLPHTNCGILDYEELKLLKEVNASMGLMLENSSDRLFKTIAHKNSPGKEPKKRLKMIENAGKLKIPFTTGILVGIGETNEEIVKSLYDIKELSEKYGHIQEAIIQNFRSKKGIPMENFKEPSPLKMLKVLIVAKLILNDISIQVPPNLNSETGQLFLFAGVDDWGGVSPLTKDYVNPEAPWPKIEELRRYTEEFGYNLKERLPVYEKYINKTWLSDRVFEKIMSYKNRII, encoded by the coding sequence ATGAGTGAAGGTAATAATAAAAATAATTTTGATGATTTTAATGAATTTGTAAGATTTTTAAACTCAAACGACCCATCCGAGGTAATCGATAAGTTAAATCTAATAAATAAAATAGAAAGCGGTAAATGCAATAATAATGTGGATAATGATAAAAAATATGATAATAATAAGAATAATACTAAATATAATAATAAGAGTAATAATAATAAAAAATATATAACCTATTCAAAAAATGTATTTATACCATTATGTAATTGGTGCAGGAATATTTGCGGATACTGCACATTTAGAAAGGAAAATTACAAATTAATGAATAAGAACGAGGTTAAAGAAATCCTATTAAAAGGGGATAAATACGGTTGTAGAGAGGCGTTATTTACATTTGGAGAAAAAGTCGATGAAAACGAAAATATAAGGAATGATTTAAAAAAAATGGGATATGATAATATTTTAGAATATCTCTACGATTTGGAGGATTGGTGCCTTAACAATACTCAGTTATTACCCCATACAAACTGTGGAATATTGGATTATGAAGAGCTAAAATTATTAAAAGAAGTTAATGCCTCTATGGGACTTATGCTTGAAAATTCAAGCGATAGACTTTTTAAAACCATTGCACACAAAAATAGTCCCGGAAAAGAACCAAAAAAACGACTAAAAATGATTGAAAATGCTGGAAAATTAAAAATTCCATTTACAACTGGTATATTGGTTGGCATAGGTGAAACAAACGAAGAAATTGTTAAATCACTATATGATATAAAGGAGCTCAGTGAAAAATATGGTCATATTCAGGAAGCCATAATCCAAAATTTCAGGTCAAAAAAAGGCATACCTATGGAAAATTTTAAAGAGCCGTCCCCTTTAAAAATGTTGAAGGTCTTAATAGTGGCAAAACTAATATTAAACGATATATCTATACAGGTTCCTCCAAATTTAAATTCTGAAACTGGGCAACTATTCCTATTTGCAGGTGTTGATGACTGGGGCGGTGTTTCTCCATTAACAAAAGACTATGTGAATCCAGAAGCTCCATGGCCAAAGATTGAGGAATTAAGGCGATATACTGAGGAATTTGGATATAATTTAAAGGAGAGACTGCCAGTTTATGAAAAATATATAAATAAAACATGGTTAAGCGATAGGGTGTTCGAAAAAATTATGTCTTATAAAAACAGAATAATATAA